One segment of Pseudomonas asgharzadehiana DNA contains the following:
- a CDS encoding MFS transporter — protein sequence MSGSTLSRFTLITCISLISFFPINILLPSFPALAARFDTPSADIALSISLFTLVFSISQLVAGPLSDKWGRKEVLLGCITLSILGAIGCAMAPDYLSFLLFRSVQAMGCGFFVLGHALVEDLFEEQDRARVRLYYMTFSGSFVALSPLIGSWLQTTFDWQGSFYGFALMALGMLIHAFCILPSRSASANHPSVSITSTLKAVAANRDFLRYWWIAALVFACYFALISVTPLIFMDTLKLSAYQYALVLMVYGGAYLFGGVAASYWQKRISLSRQINIGLGLLCIAGVLLTLILSLDAITTVTLLIPMLISALAVTLVRPAAISAAMLLFSSRAGTAASAGNSIMFLTAAVSSAALAQADNHLLLAIAFSFIGFSLWGLVTNRRAGATIAPESLG from the coding sequence ATGTCTGGGTCCACCCTCTCCCGCTTCACCCTCATCACCTGCATTTCCCTGATCAGCTTCTTCCCGATCAATATCCTTCTACCCTCCTTCCCCGCCCTGGCAGCCAGGTTCGACACCCCCAGCGCAGACATCGCGCTGTCGATCAGCCTGTTCACGTTGGTGTTTTCGATCTCGCAACTGGTCGCCGGCCCACTCTCGGATAAATGGGGCCGTAAGGAAGTTTTGCTTGGCTGCATCACGCTATCGATCTTGGGCGCTATAGGCTGCGCAATGGCGCCTGACTACCTGAGTTTTCTGCTGTTTCGCTCAGTCCAGGCCATGGGTTGCGGTTTCTTCGTCTTGGGACACGCACTGGTGGAAGACCTGTTCGAAGAACAGGACCGGGCCCGAGTACGCCTTTATTACATGACCTTCAGCGGTTCCTTTGTCGCCCTGTCACCGCTGATCGGCTCCTGGCTGCAAACCACCTTCGATTGGCAAGGCAGCTTCTACGGCTTCGCCTTGATGGCGCTGGGCATGTTGATCCATGCGTTTTGCATCCTGCCGTCCAGATCCGCCAGTGCGAACCACCCGTCGGTATCGATCACCAGCACACTCAAGGCGGTGGCCGCCAATCGCGATTTCCTGCGCTATTGGTGGATCGCCGCGCTGGTGTTCGCCTGCTACTTCGCCCTGATCAGCGTGACGCCGCTGATCTTCATGGACACACTCAAGCTATCGGCATACCAATATGCGCTGGTGCTGATGGTGTACGGCGGGGCTTATCTGTTCGGCGGTGTGGCGGCGTCGTATTGGCAGAAGCGTATTTCGCTGTCCCGGCAAATCAATATCGGTCTCGGCTTACTCTGCATCGCCGGCGTACTGTTGACGCTGATCCTAAGCCTGGATGCCATCACCACCGTCACCCTGCTGATCCCGATGCTGATCAGCGCCCTCGCCGTCACGTTGGTTCGGCCCGCCGCCATTTCTGCCGCAATGCTGTTGTTTTCCAGCCGTGCGGGTACGGCGGCCTCGGCGGGAAACAGCATTATGTTCCTCACCGCCGCCGTCAGCAGCGCGGCACTGGCCCAGGCGGACAATCATCTGCTGCTGGCCATCGCCTTCAGTTTCATCGGGTTCAGCCTATGGGGGCTGGTAACCAATCGCCGAGCAGGCGCGACTATCGCTCCCGAATCACTGGGGTGA
- a CDS encoding DUF4153 domain-containing protein: MPAIHRFLGFYLLIGLIQGIVCYYAGQLHRLSETLFFVTGTVVLVGGTALQLLGEKARHWRSLLPTLAFTLLMGGMTLWVCQGLDPEGNPRWAINSWVISLVVLSYVCATFLFAWPAAKGERWRYEALFLQAWSSVFIVLYALILVAVFMLLLKLWGQLFLMLGIEFFEHHFWSKLFLCFSLPLVFALGMYLAARSEKVIGQMRGMLLSACGLLLPLIALISVLFTLTLPFTGLSRIWATGYSTPILLVLAGAQLFLLNGVFQDGVQPRPYPKWLTHFIELSLLCLPILAGLAFYSSWLRVEQYALSPLRFIALALAVLCGLYGLAAVWAVALRSPVWLGNLRLTNPALALLFCGLLVLINTPLLDPVRLSVDDQVRRLLDGRIKAEAFDAHNLRFGLEKAGQEAYAKLQVDLDQERILNPESRRALRERMDDTSLSFSEQYEKERAQRPKPKLEWIGPQPKDSEQFAELSLDTDSPCEPGCVLWAVDLDEDGRPEVLAIPRTSYRHDFKPPRIFVQDSKGEWDDRGPLLWTQLPDGAVDTETLIHDIRAGKVSLAKPRYLQLESSDMLLTPVIRER, from the coding sequence ATGCCCGCTATTCACCGTTTTCTAGGGTTCTACCTGCTGATCGGCCTGATCCAGGGAATCGTCTGCTATTACGCCGGACAACTGCATCGCTTGAGCGAGACGCTGTTTTTTGTCACCGGCACCGTTGTGTTGGTAGGTGGTACGGCCTTGCAGTTGCTGGGCGAAAAAGCCCGACATTGGCGCTCATTGCTGCCTACGCTGGCGTTTACCTTGCTGATGGGTGGCATGACGCTGTGGGTCTGCCAGGGCCTTGACCCTGAGGGCAATCCTCGCTGGGCGATCAATTCGTGGGTCATCAGCCTGGTGGTGTTGAGTTATGTCTGCGCCACGTTTCTGTTCGCCTGGCCTGCGGCCAAAGGCGAGCGCTGGCGTTATGAAGCCCTGTTCCTGCAAGCCTGGAGCAGTGTGTTTATTGTGCTGTACGCCCTGATTCTGGTGGCGGTGTTCATGCTGTTGCTCAAGCTCTGGGGCCAACTGTTCCTGATGCTGGGCATCGAGTTTTTCGAGCATCACTTCTGGAGCAAGCTATTCCTGTGCTTCAGCCTGCCGCTGGTGTTCGCCCTGGGGATGTACCTGGCGGCGCGCAGCGAGAAGGTTATCGGCCAGATGCGCGGCATGTTGTTGAGCGCTTGTGGTCTGTTGTTACCGTTGATCGCGCTGATCAGCGTGTTGTTTACCCTGACCTTGCCCTTCACCGGGCTGTCGCGGATTTGGGCGACGGGCTACTCCACCCCGATTCTGCTGGTGCTGGCCGGGGCGCAGTTGTTCCTGCTCAATGGGGTTTTCCAGGATGGCGTGCAACCCCGCCCGTATCCCAAATGGTTGACGCACTTTATCGAGTTGAGCCTGCTGTGCCTGCCGATACTCGCAGGGTTAGCGTTTTACTCAAGCTGGCTGCGGGTCGAGCAATATGCCTTGTCGCCACTGCGCTTCATCGCGCTGGCACTGGCCGTGCTGTGCGGCTTGTATGGCCTGGCGGCGGTGTGGGCGGTGGCCTTGCGCTCGCCGGTCTGGCTGGGCAACTTGCGGCTGACCAACCCGGCCCTGGCGTTGCTGTTCTGTGGGCTGCTGGTGCTGATCAACACGCCGCTCCTGGACCCGGTGCGCCTGAGCGTCGACGATCAGGTGCGGCGTTTGCTCGACGGACGCATCAAGGCTGAAGCGTTTGATGCGCATAACCTGCGATTCGGCTTGGAGAAGGCGGGCCAGGAGGCCTATGCGAAGTTGCAGGTCGACCTGGACCAGGAGCGCATCCTGAACCCGGAGTCACGCCGCGCCCTGCGCGAGCGCATGGACGACACCTCGCTGAGTTTCAGCGAACAGTACGAAAAAGAACGCGCCCAGCGGCCCAAGCCCAAACTGGAATGGATCGGGCCGCAGCCCAAAGACAGCGAACAGTTCGCCGAACTCAGCCTGGACACCGACTCACCCTGCGAGCCCGGCTGTGTACTGTGGGCAGTGGACCTCGATGAAGATGGCCGGCCCGAAGTGCTGGCAATACCCCGCACCAGCTACCGCCACGACTTCAAGCCACCGCGCATTTTTGTGCAGGACAGTAAGGGTGAATGGGACGATCGCGGCCCCTTGCTGTGGACGCAACTGCCGGACGGAGCCGTCGACACTGAAACGCTGATCCACGACATCCGCGCGGGGAAGGTCTCGTTGGCCAAGCCACGTTACCTGCAATTGGAGTCCAGCGACATGTTGCTCACCCCAGTGATTCGGGAGCGATAG